In Peromyscus maniculatus bairdii isolate BWxNUB_F1_BW_parent chromosome 16, HU_Pman_BW_mat_3.1, whole genome shotgun sequence, the sequence CCCAGAGCTATGGTGAAGGTGTGATTACAGCAGAACATGTCTGCCACAGTGTCTGACTGTCTGCGTAAGAACGGCCGTGGCCACGTGTGGCCAGAGAGGAGAGCATCCTATGCTGTTCTTAGTTCATGCTGGACTTGCACTATCCAGCAGCTCATTCCCACGGGTGACACAGACCTTGCTCTTGGCAaacttctccccagccccttcctggcTTTACGTTGGAGGTGTCTGAGGAAGCAGAACGTCAGGCCTGTACCCCCTATCCCGCCCGCTTGCCGACATCTGTGCTCCGTCAGTTATGCCTCCTGTCCGTCTGTGACGGCTCCGGTCCTGTCTAAGGACTCGGGaccccttcctctctcacccACTCAAGAGCAGCACTCAAGCAGTGCACCCCACTTGGAGATCACGCCATTTCCATTAGGTGCCTTGTTCTCATGTCTCCATCAGCGATAACCATCTCTTTCTAACCCCACTTCTTGCTCAGGTGACTGACCATGTCAGTGTCTCTTCAGATCAGAAGTGCTTGGAGAGCCCATCTGTTTCTGCTCTTCCTGTGTCTTGCCTCTCATTCCTCTTTGGTGCATTTTCACCCAGCTCTTACCTGTTACCACCGTGTCCTGGGGAAGTGCTCAGCATCCTTCCTCCTTGCTCAGCTCACTGGTTTATTCCAGACCTCCTCCTGTGCAGCCTCCCAGCCACATTAAAGACGCCTCATTGTCCCTTCCTCACAGTGGCTCTGGGGGAAGTCGGGTCTCTGTGTCTTTCAGACGTTAAGACCAACTGATAATGTAACACCAGGTGAGACATTAGCaggaatgaaattttaaaattaaaactccGGACTTGTTTGTAGCAAGAAAGTAGCCTTCAAATTGGCGTGTTAtcatttcttacatttattcTACTTTTTAGTCACATCAAAGAGCTtcacatgtaaaagaaataaCTGCTTCCCCACACCCAACAGTGGAACTTACATTTGTCAGAGATTGTCACAAAAAAGCAGATTCTAGGAATGGGTCTGTGGGCCAATGTCTTCACGTGGCTCTGGAACTTCCTGCTCCCTTGGTGTCCTTGGGGCTTCACCGGCttctcctccatgccctctgctgaCGTCCCTACCCTGTTCACTAAGGAAATCTCACAGGTAAGATCCTGGTGCCACTTTTGTCCTGATCCACTCTCACTTGGCATCTCCTGGTGAGTTCAGATACCATCCACTGCTAAGCATCTCAGAGCTGTATCTCTAGCCAAGACCCGTCCCTTGAGTCCAAACTCAGATTCCGGGTTCAGGGACATCTGACTGTCACTCCTGATCTTCCCTGTCCTCAGCAGGTCATCAGGTGATCACAGGGCAGAACACATCACTGTTCTGTTTCGAACCCCACAATGCTGCTGAATACAAGTCCAAGTCCCCATGACTGATCGTCCCCACCCACCCTTCCTACAGTTACCTTCTCCTCTTTGTGCTCATTCTGCTCTAGCCATGCTGGCTTGCCCACGGGCCCTGACCTGGCCAGCCATGCTCTGCCTAGGAGCCCGCATGCTACCCTTCCTCGGCATCTGCAATAGAAGGCTTTCTCCTCCACGTCTTCAGGAAGCATCGCCTCTTTGCTGAGACCTTCACCCTAACACggcacccctcccccatctgctTCCTCTGGTTTCCCTTGACCCAAACCCATCACTAGGTATCCAGAAGCTTTCTGGTTTATCTTCTTTCTTGCCCCCAGGATGTAAGCTCTGTGAGGGATGAATCTCTTCTGTCACTGGATACAGCTATCATCAGGGCCCAATTTATAACCCAGAGCCACAAGCAAGGCACAAGGCCTATTTGTCAAATCTGTAACCGATCTTTCTACGGAGGACCACTGCATACGAGCTTCAGAAAGCCAGTTTTCCAAAGATAGGGATCCGATCTGCACCTAAGGATCTCTTTCTCAAGTGCTTCTTCCAGAGCTGAGAACTCACTGTGACCTCCCCTCCAGGGCTCCCCCCGCCCCAGGCAAATGGCTAGCTCTGCAGCTGAGCACAGGGAGCTCAAAGGACATGCACTCTGCCATCTGTTTGTGGGTGTTCTTTTCACTCAGCAACTAATGTGCAATTGtgctttctaagagttgcctctTTTAAATGGTCACTGTAAAGCGTAAGTGCAGGACTTGTTTGTAGCAAGAAAGCAGCCTTCAAATCGGCATGTTATCATTTCTCATATTTATTCTACTTTTTAGTCACATCAAAGAACTtcacatgtaaaagaaataaCTGCTTCCCACACCAGCAGTGGAACTTACATTTGTCAGAGATTGTCGCAAAAAAAGCGGATTCTAGAAATGGGTCTGTGGACGGTAGCCACCTGTTCTCATGTTGAGATCATTTGCTAACTGCTTCTCCTGGGCTAACAGCACAAGACAGCATGTTTGAGAAAATACTGTAGAATGAGAAATTACATTCTCCCAGTTCTGATGCAGAAAAAGGGCAAGCTGCCCGTCATTATTCATCTTCCTATCCCACCATAACAGCAAGGAATACAGGAAAATTTGTGAGTTTTATTTGCAATGCAGAAGTTAAACTGAATTAAACAGCTGGCAATGGCATCTAGACTctgaatttaagttataaaaatatcAGTGTGCTGACTTGTCTGGGGAATGATGAAGTCTGTTTCATAGTCGTCATACAGCTTCAGGTTGTGATGTCATTTGTTACAGTGTGGTCTGGAATTCCTAAACTGTTCCGTCAGGGGTGATCTGGACAAGTCTGGACTTGACATTTGATAGTAGTTGGGTAACCGAATATCATAGTGATGGTTTTTCCCTGTATACACCCTGTCGTTCAAGGCATAGAGTTTATCTGCAATGTCACTGCCAATCAAGATGGAAAAGAGGCGGGAGATGTAGTGGTGCTGTGCGAAGAGCAGGTacaatttttttctcctccaagACACATACCGACAGTCGGTTTCTGCTGTGAGGGTCACCTGAAAACACGGAGACACGTAAATCAAACTAGGAAGCAAAAAACTCAAACACagttattaaagatttatttttgtgtgtttgagtgtttggcctccatgtatgtatatacaccacatgtgtgcagtgcccacagaggccagaagagggcgccagataccctggaactggagttacaggtggtgcgggctgccatgtgggcggcgtgggaactgaacccatgtctctgcaagagcagccagtgctcttaaccactgagccatctctccagctccttcaatCACATTCTTCTGCCCCAAATTTTAACTGAATTTCTTGTTATCCTCTTATgttaaaaaatattgtaaaagcttaagatattaaataataaaataaatgacataattTACTTATCTAATCTCAGTGCTCCTCTTGATTATGTCTTGCAGTTTGCAAAGCTACTTGATATTAAAATGAAAGAGCAAAGCTGGCTATGGCAGAGAAAGATACCTAAATACGAAGATTGCGGGCTTTTAACCCTAACTTGGTTTCTCTACTACAATATGGAATTTACAAATACCACCTTTGCACACTTACGAGAATTTACATATACGTGTGCGTTTTGACTTATAGGAAACAGAACAGCATGACAAATGGAACCAACTGAAATGACTGCCTCACACCACCTCTACATGACCTCCAGAAGTGACAGCAAGTTTGGAGAAAACGGAAGCCCACCggcattttaaatttcaaaatccaTTTCTTCTGTAGTAAGTGCAGTTCCTTCTCTTGGCGTTTTCTAAACCATCACACCCGCCAACAGTGTTCAAAGTCAGATCTTAGTTATTCCATATCAACCCCCCAGATGGGAGGTTCAACGCAGGAAGTCCAGAGAGGATTCACAGACTCCCTCCTGCCACATCTGTCCCGTTCTCTCTGTGACTGCAACGTCAGTCCCCAGGACTCAGAACTGGGAAGCGTGCATGAAACAAACCGCATCCCAAAGTCAAATGTAAACTGAAGCCGCACTGTGTGCTGCTCTGTTGGTATGCTTGCTGCTTCAGGACTGAGATTATTCTGTGCAGGAGACTGGGGTGTCAACCATGCAGCCTGTTGGGTCCTCACCTGAAAAATGCCTTCCTCTGTGGGTCTCAGTGAATCCCACTCCGGAGAATCCAGGAACTGAAAGGGGAGGATGTAATGCAGGAATTCACCATCAACTGTCACTCGGATCCTAGCAAGACACAAGAGCATCTTCTGTGAGGGGCAAGGACGTGTGAGCACATTTGGGGGTATGTTGTGGGGGAATATCCTTCCAGCCTCTGGTGACTTCTGCCCTGTTGAATTTTGAAGAACAAAATATTGAATTCATGTACTACCTTAGTACCCTGTGAGATTTGTGCACGGATACTCCTCCCTTAAACATCGGGAACAGCAGTCAGTGAAATCTGCCAAAACGTCATCAGGCTGAATGTGGACGAAGTGAGTCCAGTCTGTGTGTCTATTGTGCTTTGGCACAAGACTTGAGTGTACTCAGTCAGATTTTCTGATCACGTGGGAGGGCATTTAAGAGCAGGTGGAGATCTGCTACacgcatctctgtgagttacaggtTTAATCTTTTCAATTCCATGAAAAACATATTAGTGTTTGCCCCCTCAAACTGTTCCAAGTTTTGAGTCTATACATATGTACCATTTACTCATGAAGCCCTCACTCCTACTTCACACGAGGGGGCAAATGACAGAATTTACTAAATAAACTTGATAATATAAAACTAGAAGTCCCCAGTCATGTAACAGAATGCCAGAAGAGTCTGCCTAAAATCCTTTGTGTACCAATGAAGGTTGTGCCCATTcaagctgcctcctcctcctcgacATCCAGTGACTAGCTACGATGCAGCTACTGCATCCACAGAAATGAATTCATGCATCATTTTAAGGCCTGGGGACTTTATTTCTAAGAGGAAAGAGTAAGACTCTAGATTATTTCCTGATTCAAGTAAACATACCCTGTCTTCTAAATGTCCACACCTATGATTCCTGTCTCAAAGATTTCTCCAAGTCTCAGGGTGCTAAGTGCCGCCCAGGCCTATGCTGCACCAAGATGGAAAATACAAACAGGGACAACTCCTCAGGGGAGAGACAGGCAGCCGAGGGTACAAACCTTCCCGACACAAGCAGGGAGAGTCTGTCAATGGAGGTTTTGCCTTGCATGGCATAACAGTGCTCCTTTTCCAGAGAAACCACTTCGGAGCTCAGAGCGATTGTTCTGAAGACGGGCACAGGGATCCCGAGGGGCTTGAAAAGGGAGCTGTACAGCACCTGGAACTCTCGGGCAAACGTGATGCTGTGAACTTGATAAGCAATGTGAACAAACTGCATGAAGCAGATGACAAACAGCACAAAGTTCCAGGAGAATATGTCAGCAGCGCAGACGTCTACCCACGCCCAGACCGCGGAGCACAGGAACCCCAGCCCCAGCAAGCTGAAGACGTACAGGAGCCCGAAGAACCCACTGCCGCCCATAAAACCTACTACAAACAAGATACTGGCAAGCTGGTAGATGGCGCCTTCCGCCTCTTCCTTCCAGGCCGTGCAGACTGGGTGTTCACCCACCAGGCTCCTCCACAAACTTGAGTTCTTTTCCATGGCCGGGCTATCAGCTTCCTTTATCAGTTTACTTTAGATGATACCGAAGCCAGCCCTGGAGTCCTTCGCTTTCCCATCACCGACTGCTGCTCACTCCTCGCAGGCCAGGGCACGCGGGAGCTGGCATGACCAGGGGTTCAGTGGGCATGGAGCCGAAAAACTACAGATTCAGCACCAGTGTCTTTAAGCTCATCTGGGCTCCTGAGTTAGGCCAAGTCCTCAAAAACTGTGCTATTTCCTGTGTAAGAGAAAAGGGACAGAGGATCTAATTCAGCAAAAGGAATGAATTATGCTTTAACTTAATGAATCAACAGCACTACTTATGCAAATTGACTTCCCATTGTTATGAAATCAGGATGTTTCAGGCACAAATACTACTTAAAATTCTAATAAAAGCATATTTACTAGAATTGGctagctatttctttttttattcatgtatttttcttttatgtacattggtgttttgcctacttcTATATCTGTGAGACGCTGTTAGATACCATGTGACTGGAAttgcagacagctgtgaactgccatgtgggtgctgagaattgaacctggatcctctggaagagcagacagtactcttaaccattgggccatctctccggCTCTAGCTAGCTATTCCTTTTTCAGGGTGTgcaggttaatttttttttttaacacaaactagagtcacctgagaaggaacctcagttgagtaACTGCCTCCCTCAGACTGTGGAAGGCAAatttgtggggcattttcctgGTTAATGATGGATGTGGCACCCCGCCCACCGTGGAGGGTGCCAGCCCTGGGCCGCTGGTCTGCAGTTATATGAGAAGTCATGAGAGCAAGTCAGTACCacgttcctccatggtctctgcttcagctcttgcctcctgagtcctgccttgagctccggacctgacttccctcaatgacagaCACTAATCTGTAAGATGCAATCAACCCTTTCCCCCCAAATTAGTTtcagtcacagcaacagagagcaaactagGACACAGGGTAACTAAATCCTTTAAAGTCTGCTCGTCTCTACAGCAGTGGTACAGTGTAACTCAGAATCACATGACATGATGACTAAAAATGGAGAGCCACAGGCTGTGCCCATGTTACATATATGAAATAAGGATCACTAAAGGCAGTCCCAGGGATGTGTATTCTGAACAAGCTCTCCGTGTAATTATGATGAACCCGTGGACCTTCCAAGCTCCTCCTCTCTTGAGGGACACGGTCTGATGCTACAGTATTTACACtttatagatgaaaaaaatgggggctcagagaagccaggaatataTCCAAGCTATACAACAGTCAAAGCAGAGCAGGGCTTCACCACCAATGCCCATGTGCTGGATCCAGTCACACGGTCTTTCATGGAAGATGGTTTAAACTTGACTTTATAAGGACCTTAAATAAATCAGGAAACACATGGCCAGGAGACAGATCTTACATAATACATAATAGTCTGTGAAAATGTTTAATAAGTTAGATTCagataatttaagaaattatATAGTATAGTATAGCATAATTTTCTATATCAGTGGTTCAGGTTAATATCAAATccatataaataaacatacttattaattcctgtttcttaaatatttaccAGATGATCAACAATATTATTGGCTCTGCACCTCTGCTCATATATTCTCTACTCTTTCAACCATGtggtgtgggatgactcatccctaacaggcctgAGCGTCAGGCAGCCCAAACCAGTAAtgagatactttctgagagccaacctgggtctgcctaagggccttagcaaaagcagctgagacatgatctagAGATGagctggaccaatgagaggcagccatgtcacaccagcagatgcatattcatcagaccttcccccagggtggggtggagggtatataaggcttgcctcttcctgaatcaactgagcttgttgtttcaacattctcccggAGTCTGTGTTattgactctgcgcctacttggcccctCCCCCAATGGGAataacagcacaggaccctgccacaatGTGATAAAAATGCTAACATTTTTACCTGGGTCTGGAGAGAACTGGTTGTGAGGGCAGAGGTCGAGGGTCAGTGCACTAACACTAACATGCAAAGACCTTGAATGTGGATGCTGTATTTACTGTCTTCCAGGACACCTGCTAAAGTACCCTGTATCACAGcagtgtctcagaaagaaaaataaaactccaCACACAGAAGTGAACATGTCTTACTGAGTAGGAAGGCACAGGTCTTCACTCACAGAAGCAGAGACTGAAATGAAGGCTCCTCATTCATGCACCTTTTCTCAAGTAACAA encodes:
- the Popdc3 gene encoding popeye domain-containing protein 3 is translated as MEKNSSLWRSLVGEHPVCTAWKEEAEGAIYQLASILFVVGFMGGSGFFGLLYVFSLLGLGFLCSAVWAWVDVCAADIFSWNFVLFVICFMQFVHIAYQVHSITFAREFQVLYSSLFKPLGIPVPVFRTIALSSEVVSLEKEHCYAMQGKTSIDRLSLLVSGRIRVTVDGEFLHYILPFQFLDSPEWDSLRPTEEGIFQVTLTAETDCRYVSWRRKKLYLLFAQHHYISRLFSILIGSDIADKLYALNDRVYTGKNHHYDIRLPNYYQMSSPDLSRSPLTEQFRNSRPHCNK